The genomic window CTACTACCTACTGCAGGTTCCTCTTCCCTGCTCCAGTCACATCCACAGCTGCATTCAGAAGTCATCTTGATGTTACCCATAGTGGACAGAAttttgagtgcagctctggatgtgactgtcgAACACCACAATGTATTCATATGCATATAAGCATCTCACCTTGAATCCTGTAGGACACCAATCCACAAACTGGATGGCTCTCTTGGTTTTGATGTTGGCGATGGCCACGTTGACGTCTTTGGGCACCACATCCCCCCGATAAAGCATGCAGCAGGCCATGTACTTCCCATGGCGGgggtcacacttcaccatctggttGGAGGGGTCAAAGCAGGCGGtggtaatgtcagcaacagacAACTGTTCATGGTACGCCTTCTCCACTGAGATGATGGGTGCGTAGGTGACCAGAGGGAAATGGATACGAGGGTAGGGGACCAGATTGGTCTGGAACTCTGTCAGGTCCACGTTGAGTGCGCCCTCGAATCTCAGAGACGCGGTGATGGATGACACAATCTGGGCGATAAGCCGGTTGAGGTCGATGTAGGTGGGGCGCTCAATGTCTAGGTTACGTCTGCAGATGTCATAGATGGCCTCATTGTCCACCATAAAGGCGCAGTCCGAGTGCTCCAGGGTGGTGTGGGTGGTCAGGATGGAGTTGTACGGCTCCACCACCGCTGTGGAGATCTGAGGAGCCGGGTAGATGGAAAACTCCAGCTTGGACTTCTTGCCGTAGTCGACAGAGAGGCGCTCCATGAGGAGGGAGGTGAAGCCGGAGCCCGTGCCGCCTCCAAAGCTGTGGAAGATGAGGAAACCCTGGAGGCCGGAACAGGCGTCACTCTGCGAGACAAGAGGACATGGCGGTAATATATGACAGAGGTCAGAGTATATAACAGAGGTGAGAGTATATAACAGTGATATAGGAGAGTATATAACCAGTCATACAGATATACAAGAGAAACTGGCGGTATATAACAGTGCTGCCACACTCACCAGCTTCCGGATGCGGTCCAGCACCAGGTCGATGCTCTCCTTGCCGATGGTGTAGTGGCCCCGGGCATAGTTGTTTGCTGCGTCCTCCTTGCCTGTAATCAGCTGCTCCGGGTGGAAGAGGTGGCGGTACGGCCCAGCCCGGATCTCATCTGCAGAGGAAATAAAGGGTTAACTTCTAACCTGTCCTCACTACACATCACTGTCGCCTGGGGGGACAGGTCCcatctgaaatactctgtgctgctttttAACCTTGAACTTTCTGTCCTGTAATTATCAGTCTATGACCTCACAAAAGACCAGAATATTACTCccctaacatcctctgtgctgctgggaccctacTACTTCCCTATGTAACTCTCATCcagtgacctctcctataaaacCTGCAttcccctctcctgacatcctctgtgctgctgtggggacCCTTCCCCTATGGATATCAGCACACAGTCACTCACCTACTACAGAGGGCTCCAGATCCACTATGACGGCTCGGGGGACGTGCTTGCCGTTGCCGGTTTCGTTGAAGAAGGTGGTGAAGGAGTCATCGTAGGAGCTGGGGTTGGTCTTGTCGTCCAGAAGGGTGCCATCAGGCTTGATATTGTGCTCCAGGCAGAagagctcccagcatgcattgccgaTCTGCACCCCGGCCTGTCCTATGTGCACTGAGATACACTCCCTCTGTaggggacaaacacacacaatgtcacATACCCAACAATAgggaaat from Dendropsophus ebraccatus isolate aDenEbr1 chromosome 1, aDenEbr1.pat, whole genome shotgun sequence includes these protein-coding regions:
- the LOC138787322 gene encoding tubulin alpha-8 chain isoform X3; translated protein: MRECISVHIGQAGVQIGNACWELFCLEHNIKPDGTLLDDKTNPSSYDDSFTTFFNETGNGKHVPRAVIVDLEPSVVDEIRAGPYRHLFHPEQLITGKEDAANNYARGHYTIGKESIDLVLDRIRKLSDACSGLQGFLIFHSFGGGTGSGFTSLLMERLSVDYGKKSKLEFSIYPAPQISTAVVEPYNSILTTHTTLEHSDCAFMVDNEAIYDICRRNLDIERPTYIDLNRLIAQIVSSITASLRFEGALNVDLTEFQTNLVPYPRIHFPLVTYAPIISVEKAYHEQLSVADITTACFDPSNQMVKCDPRHGKYMACCMLYRGDVVPKDVNVAIANIKTKRAIQFVDWCPTGFKVGINYQPPTVVPGGSLAKVQRAVCMLSNTTAIAEAWARLDHKFDLMYAKRAFVHWYVGEGMEEGEFAEAREDLAALEKDYEEVGLDSFVEENEGEE
- the LOC138787322 gene encoding tubulin alpha-8 chain isoform X2, coding for MVSWQPVPPPHRRECISVHIGQAGVQIGNACWELFCLEHNIKPDGTLLDDKTNPSSYDDSFTTFFNETGNGKHVPRAVIVDLEPSVVDEIRAGPYRHLFHPEQLITGKEDAANNYARGHYTIGKESIDLVLDRIRKLSDACSGLQGFLIFHSFGGGTGSGFTSLLMERLSVDYGKKSKLEFSIYPAPQISTAVVEPYNSILTTHTTLEHSDCAFMVDNEAIYDICRRNLDIERPTYIDLNRLIAQIVSSITASLRFEGALNVDLTEFQTNLVPYPRIHFPLVTYAPIISVEKAYHEQLSVADITTACFDPSNQMVKCDPRHGKYMACCMLYRGDVVPKDVNVAIANIKTKRAIQFVDWCPTGFKVGINYQPPTVVPGGSLAKVQRAVCMLSNTTAIAEAWARLDHKFDLMYAKRAFVHWYVGEGMEEGEFAEAREDLAALEKDYEEVGLDSFVEENEGEE
- the LOC138787322 gene encoding tubulin alpha-8 chain isoform X1, encoding MCPPVSGVGAVVVMLCPSAHWWLFIALSPETKLQRGEETAGRERTPRPLRTMWGIRTKSRECISVHIGQAGVQIGNACWELFCLEHNIKPDGTLLDDKTNPSSYDDSFTTFFNETGNGKHVPRAVIVDLEPSVVDEIRAGPYRHLFHPEQLITGKEDAANNYARGHYTIGKESIDLVLDRIRKLSDACSGLQGFLIFHSFGGGTGSGFTSLLMERLSVDYGKKSKLEFSIYPAPQISTAVVEPYNSILTTHTTLEHSDCAFMVDNEAIYDICRRNLDIERPTYIDLNRLIAQIVSSITASLRFEGALNVDLTEFQTNLVPYPRIHFPLVTYAPIISVEKAYHEQLSVADITTACFDPSNQMVKCDPRHGKYMACCMLYRGDVVPKDVNVAIANIKTKRAIQFVDWCPTGFKVGINYQPPTVVPGGSLAKVQRAVCMLSNTTAIAEAWARLDHKFDLMYAKRAFVHWYVGEGMEEGEFAEAREDLAALEKDYEEVGLDSFVEENEGEE